A single region of the Serinus canaria isolate serCan28SL12 chromosome 11, serCan2020, whole genome shotgun sequence genome encodes:
- the SPG7 gene encoding paraplegin → MALLLRMGLLRGRRAFWRPPAAAWARPRGCAFGGVRGLQSLLAPTLSLPRQGLLTKQLIMRDPVRLWNLLGSTSWFATSSSQGSSQKNGGFKKKSPQEEDEEEKRRRRENQMHLERLRALLILTFVVLMLRFMISENREGTNISWNYFVNEMLAKGEVQRIEVVPESDIVEIYLHPGGTPHGQVNVTLLYTMRVANIDKFEEKLRAVEDELNIDEKDRIPISYKHPGFYGNDVLSLIVTLVAVSMLWSIFRLFRVASRAGGFNAFNQLKMARFTIVDGKSGKGIGFKDVAGMHEAKMEVKEFVDYLKNPDRYLQLGAKVPKGALLLGPPGCGKTLLAKAVATEAQVPFLAMAGSEFVEVIGGLGAARVRSLFREAQARAPCIVYIDEIDAVGKKRSTNVSGFANAEEEQTLNQLLVEMDGMGTTDHVIVLASTNRADVLDNALMRPGRLDRHIFIDLPTLQERKEIFEHHLKGLKLIQDGSFYSQHLAELTPGFSGADIANICNEAALHAAREGHKSIDTSNFEYAVERVIAGTAKRSKILSPEERKVVAFHESGHALVGWLLEHTEAVMKVSIAPRTNAALGFAQILPREQYLFTKEQLLERMCMALGGRVAEAITFNKVTTGAQDDLKKVTKIAYAMVKQYGMVPSIGQISFPDPESAPGIGRRPFSQGLLQMMDHEAKTLVAQAYRRTEKLLLENRDKLQTLSNALLEKEVINYDDIEALIGPPPHGPKKMIAPQSWLQAERDKQDTREEETPPQPPSHEEEEEPRLRPV, encoded by the exons ATGGCGCTGCTGCTGCGGATGGGGCTTCTCCGCGGCCGCCGCGCCTTCTGGcggccgcccgccgccgcctgggcccggccccgcggctgTGCCTTCGGCGGGGTTCGCGGCCTGCAG aGTCTCCTGGCACCAACACTTTCCCTACCACGTCAAGGTCTCCTGACAAAACAACTCATAATGCGGGACCCAGTCAGACTTTGGAATCTCCTGG GTAGCACCTCCTGGTTTGCTACATCCAGCTCTCAGGGGAGCAGCCAGAAGAATGGAGGATTCAAGAAGAAATCTCCACAGGAGGAGGATG aggaggaaaaacgcaggaggagggaaaaccAGATGCACCTGGAACGTTTGCGGGCGCTGCTGATCCTCACCTTCGTGGTGCTGATGCTTCGCTTCATGATCAGCGAGAACAGGGAGGGGACCAACATCTCCTGGAACTACTTTGTGAATGAGATGTTAGCCAAGGGGGAGGTGCAGAGGATCGAGGTGGTGCCTGAGAGTGATATCGTGGAGATTTATCTGCACCCAGGTGGAACTCCACATGGACAAGTT AACGTGACCCTGCTGTACACCATGCGCGTGGCAAACATCGACAAATTCGAAGAGAAGCTCAGAGCTGTGGAGGATGAGCTGAATATTGATGAGAAAGACAGAATCCCCATTTCCTACAAACACCCTGGCTTCTATGGAAA TGATGTCCTTTCCCTGATAGTGACACTGGTGGCCGTGTCCATGCTGTGGAGCATCTTCCGCCTCTTCAGGGTGGCGAGCAGGGCCGGAGGCTTCAACGCCTTT AACCAGCTGAAGATGGCTCGTTTCACCATTGTGGATGGGAAATCTGGAAAAGGGATTGGCTTCAAGGATGTAGCAGGAATGCATGAGGCAAAAATGGAAGTCAAGGAATTTGTGGATTATTTAAAG AATCCTGATCGCTACCTCCAGCTCGGGGCCAAAGTGCCCAAGGGTGCCTTGTTGCTGGGCCCACCAGGCTGTGGGAAGACTTTGCTGGCCAAGGCCGTGGCTACAGAGGCCCAGGTGCCATTTCTGGCCATGGCAGGCTCTGAGTTCGTGGAGGTGATTGGAG GCCTGGGAGCCGCCCGTGTGCGGAGCCTGTTCCGGGAAGCGCAGGCTCGCGCTCCCTGCATCGTCTACATCGACGAGATCGACGCTGTGGGCAAGAAGCGCTCCACCAACGTGTCTGGCTTTGCCAACGCTGAGGAGGAGCAGACCTTAAACCAGCTGCTGGTGGAAATGGATG GAATGGGGACCACGGATCACGTCATAGTGCTGGCGTCCACCAACCGCGCCGATGTCCTGGACAACGCCCTGATGAGACCTGGCAGGCTGGACAGGCACATCTTTATTGATCTCCCAACACTGCAG gagagaaaggagatcTTTGAGCACCACCTGAAGGGCCTCAAGCTGATCCAGGACGGCAGTTTCTACTCGCAGCACCTGGCAGAGCTGACCCCAGGATTCAGTG GAGCTGACATAGCAAACATCTGCAATGAAGCTGCTCTTCACGCTGCCAGGGAGGGGCACAAATCCATTGATACCTCCAACTTTGAGTACGCTGTGGAGAGAGTCATTGCAG GCACTGCCAAAAGAAGTAAGATCTTGTCACCAGAAGAGAGGAAGGTGGTGGCATTCCACGAATCCGGGCATGCACTGGTtgggtggctgctggagcacacTGAGGCCGTCATGAAG GTGTCCATAGCCCCTCGGACAAACGCGGCTCTGGGATTCGCACAGATCCTGCCCCGAGAGCAATACCTGTTcaccaaggagcagctgctggagaggatgTGCATGGCCCTGGGGGGGAGAGTGGCTGAGGCCATCACCTTTAACAAGGTCACCACAG gagcacaggatGACCTGAAGAAGGTGACCAAGATTGCCTATGCCATGGTGAAGCAGTATGGGATGGTGCCCAGCATCGGGCAGATCTCCTTCCCAGACCCCGAGAGTGCCCCTGGCATTGGCCGGCGCCCTTTCAGCCAGGGCCTGCTGCAAATGATGGACCAC GAAGCCAAAACCCTGGTGGCTCAGGCTTACAGGCGCACAGAAAAGCTCTTGCTGGAGAACCGGGACAAGCTGCAAACA